In the Nitrospinota bacterium genome, one interval contains:
- a CDS encoding ceramidase domain-containing protein, producing MLNRRAKTGSIICIVAAGIAAAFFIPPIAQDPEYFNFADHRTLWSIPNFGDVVSNILFLLVGILGLLALRRHWKDKTRFTHPLEAIPFCVAFTGLILLAPGSSYFHWTPANDTLIWDRLPMTLVFMAFFSIIIAERIHLKAGLYLLPILMVVGVGSVIYWDVTESAGHGDLRLYALVQFLPVLMIPVILILFNPVYTGGRHLVAVIVGYGLAKGFELLDGWVYAFTHHLMSGHTLKHLVAAIAVFGLVKYIRVRQRI from the coding sequence TTGTTAAACCGACGTGCCAAAACAGGCAGCATAATTTGTATCGTTGCCGCTGGAATTGCGGCGGCCTTCTTTATTCCGCCCATCGCTCAAGACCCCGAATATTTCAACTTTGCAGATCACAGAACTCTATGGAGCATTCCTAATTTTGGCGATGTCGTCTCCAACATTCTATTTTTATTGGTCGGCATTCTTGGGTTACTTGCTCTTCGGAGACATTGGAAAGATAAAACCCGGTTCACTCATCCACTCGAAGCCATCCCTTTCTGCGTCGCGTTTACAGGTCTGATACTTCTGGCCCCCGGTTCATCTTATTTCCACTGGACACCCGCCAACGATACACTCATTTGGGATCGACTGCCGATGACTCTCGTCTTCATGGCATTTTTTTCTATTATTATCGCAGAACGGATTCACCTGAAAGCCGGTTTGTATCTTCTGCCAATTTTAATGGTTGTGGGAGTCGGCAGTGTCATTTACTGGGATGTCACTGAATCTGCTGGGCACGGCGATCTTCGGCTCTACGCTCTGGTGCAGTTTTTACCTGTACTGATGATTCCTGTCATTCTCATCCTTTTTAACCCCGTATACACCGGGGGCCGACATCTGGTTGCCGTGATTGTCGGGTACGGACTGGCAAAAGGTTTCGAGTTGCTGGACGGATGGGTTTATGCTTTCACCCATCACCTCATGAGCGGCCATACCTTGAAACATCTTGTCGCGGCGATTGCCGTTTTCGGCCTGGTAAAGTATATTCGGGTTCGGCAGAGGATTTAA
- a CDS encoding radical SAM protein — translation MLKIHEIFKSIQGESSHTGLPCVFVRLTGCNLRCTWCDTEYAFYEGKGMTIEDVVDAVDQFGISLVEITGGEPLMQKEAIPLMQTLLGKNYTVMLETGGALPINEVPEQVVKIMDLKCPGSGEESKNNYENLRHLTLKDEVKFVILDREDYDWSKKILNEYSIHKNAQVLFSPVYEKLDLKDLAQWILEDNLPVRLQTQLHKVIWSKDAIGV, via the coding sequence ATGTTGAAGATCCACGAAATATTTAAAAGCATTCAAGGGGAGTCTTCCCATACGGGGCTTCCGTGCGTGTTTGTCCGCCTCACAGGATGCAATCTGCGTTGCACCTGGTGCGATACGGAATACGCTTTCTATGAAGGAAAAGGCATGACGATCGAGGATGTGGTCGACGCTGTCGACCAGTTTGGAATCTCCCTGGTGGAAATAACCGGGGGAGAACCTTTGATGCAAAAAGAGGCCATCCCTTTAATGCAAACGTTACTGGGAAAAAATTACACCGTCATGCTGGAAACAGGAGGCGCTCTCCCTATCAATGAGGTCCCTGAACAGGTGGTCAAAATCATGGACCTGAAATGTCCCGGTAGCGGAGAAGAATCCAAAAATAATTATGAAAATCTCCGGCATCTGACGTTAAAGGACGAAGTGAAATTCGTTATCCTCGACCGCGAGGACTATGACTGGAGCAAGAAAATCCTTAACGAATATTCCATTCACAAAAACGCCCAGGTATTGTTTTCCCCCGTTTATGAAAAACTCGACCTCAAAGACCTGGCTCAATGGATCCTTGAGGACAACCTGCCCGTCCGACTGCAAACCCAACTTCACAAAGTGATCTGGAGCAAGGATGCTATCGGCGTATAG
- a CDS encoding deoxyhypusine synthase family protein has product MAYKDSLDRKTMGDIKKQKKQDLLHTRIAPIDFEKIETVADLVDSFSGSSIQARNIGLCANVYKKMLTDPERPTIMLGLAGPLIAAGLRKIIRDMIHNNMVDVIVSTGAVLYQDFYAALGGGHYYGSPNADDTKLRELFINRIYDTYVDEELFAEYDSLIGRFAGTLEPRQYSSREFINKLSETIDDEDSILVAARKNGVPIFCPAISDSSIGIGLMEHYYMSKKAGKTPITIDVIRDNYELTQLVVQSPGTAAFYVAGGVPKNYINDSIVMSYIFDQYTGGHKYALQVTTDSPHWGGLSGSTLAEAQSWGKVNKEANFAMAFVEPSVSLPLIYGHAYQKGFYKDRKKLHLNWSGDVLQELKIV; this is encoded by the coding sequence ATGGCTTACAAAGATTCACTAGACCGCAAAACCATGGGTGACATAAAAAAACAGAAGAAACAAGATCTTCTCCACACACGAATTGCCCCGATCGATTTTGAAAAGATCGAAACGGTGGCCGACCTGGTGGATTCTTTCAGCGGCAGTTCCATTCAGGCACGCAATATCGGTCTTTGCGCCAACGTGTATAAAAAAATGCTGACCGACCCCGAGCGGCCCACCATCATGCTGGGCCTCGCCGGGCCTTTGATCGCCGCAGGCTTACGAAAAATAATCCGCGATATGATCCATAACAATATGGTGGACGTGATCGTATCCACGGGAGCGGTTCTTTATCAGGATTTTTATGCGGCATTGGGAGGCGGGCATTATTATGGCAGTCCCAACGCGGATGACACGAAATTACGGGAGCTGTTCATCAACCGGATTTATGACACCTATGTCGATGAGGAACTGTTCGCCGAATATGATTCCCTGATCGGGCGATTCGCGGGAACCCTGGAGCCCCGGCAGTACTCAAGCCGGGAGTTTATCAACAAATTGTCGGAAACCATTGATGACGAGGACTCCATTCTGGTCGCCGCGAGAAAAAATGGCGTCCCCATATTTTGCCCGGCCATCAGCGATTCCAGCATCGGTATTGGTCTGATGGAGCATTATTATATGTCCAAAAAAGCGGGGAAAACGCCCATCACCATCGATGTTATTCGCGATAATTATGAACTGACGCAACTCGTGGTTCAGTCCCCTGGAACGGCGGCGTTTTATGTGGCGGGCGGAGTTCCCAAAAACTATATCAACGATTCCATCGTCATGTCCTACATTTTTGACCAGTACACGGGCGGCCACAAGTACGCCTTGCAAGTGACCACCGATTCTCCGCATTGGGGCGGCTTGAGCGGCAGTACCCTGGCGGAAGCGCAATCCTGGGGCAAGGTCAACAAAGAAGCCAATTTTGCCATGGCGTTTGTCGAACCCAGCGTATCGCTTCCCCTGATCTACGGTCATGCTTATCAAAAAGGGTTTTACAAGGACCGCAAAAAATTGCACCTGAACTGGTCCGGCGATGTTCTGCAGGAACTGAAAATAGTCTAG
- a CDS encoding radical SAM protein has product MKILFLVPPETHSIESSVPKALEGGKGYYPKLGLLYVAAYYERATGDRPVFIDCPPEKVSISDLRHRIREIKPDMVAMSIMTFNLLDALHAAKVLKQEDQNIKICLGGPHVNLYPQETLNLPLIDYVVFGEGEPIFTKLTQALDAEGPESDALKNIKGLGWKRDNIAHVNPKETELLDLDTLPNPARHLVDIGQYAHIIGEGRQFFTIQATRGCPAACSFCDIRKTTFRFRSAESVVAEVEDLVEQGVDDLFFVDDTITINKKILLEICDLIVKRGIKINYKISARVDTVNEELLRALKRSGCYRIHYGIESATPRHLKYLEKGQTLEKVERACKMTRQAGIGFFAYMMIGIPHETRKEMFDTVALAKRLKPDYAQFSICTPYPKTELYFQMLKEGIISNDYWQEFAENPTPDFKIKFWNRHFTEESLREIQDQCHSRFYRQPTYIMKQIAKVRSWEDFSAKVRMGTKILTSRLSFG; this is encoded by the coding sequence ATGAAAATATTATTTCTCGTTCCCCCTGAAACCCATTCCATTGAATCTTCGGTCCCCAAGGCTCTGGAAGGCGGAAAAGGCTATTATCCCAAACTGGGACTGCTTTACGTTGCCGCCTATTACGAACGGGCCACCGGAGACAGGCCGGTTTTCATCGACTGCCCGCCGGAAAAAGTATCGATCTCCGATTTGCGTCATAGGATTCGGGAAATCAAGCCGGACATGGTAGCGATGAGCATCATGACTTTTAACCTGCTCGACGCTCTCCATGCGGCGAAGGTTTTAAAACAGGAAGATCAGAATATAAAAATCTGTCTGGGGGGGCCGCATGTCAATTTATATCCCCAGGAAACGCTCAATCTGCCACTGATTGATTATGTGGTTTTCGGAGAAGGCGAACCTATTTTCACCAAACTAACCCAGGCTCTTGATGCCGAAGGGCCGGAGTCAGATGCTCTTAAAAATATCAAGGGATTGGGGTGGAAGCGAGATAACATCGCCCACGTCAATCCTAAAGAAACGGAACTTCTGGATCTGGACACCCTGCCAAATCCCGCCCGCCATCTCGTAGATATCGGGCAATACGCACATATCATCGGCGAAGGTCGGCAGTTTTTCACCATACAGGCCACCAGGGGATGCCCGGCGGCCTGCTCGTTCTGCGATATCCGCAAGACCACCTTCAGGTTTCGATCAGCGGAAAGCGTGGTCGCCGAAGTGGAAGACCTGGTCGAGCAAGGGGTGGATGACCTGTTTTTCGTGGACGACACCATCACCATCAACAAAAAGATCCTTCTTGAGATCTGCGATCTCATCGTCAAGCGGGGAATCAAAATAAACTACAAAATTTCCGCCCGCGTGGACACCGTCAATGAAGAGCTTCTTCGAGCGCTCAAGCGTTCTGGATGCTACCGGATTCATTACGGCATCGAATCGGCCACCCCCCGTCACCTGAAATACCTGGAAAAAGGGCAGACTCTGGAAAAAGTGGAACGTGCCTGTAAAATGACCCGCCAAGCGGGAATTGGCTTTTTCGCCTACATGATGATTGGCATCCCGCACGAAACTCGCAAAGAAATGTTTGACACGGTGGCTTTGGCCAAGCGGTTGAAGCCGGATTACGCGCAATTCTCCATCTGCACGCCCTATCCCAAAACCGAACTGTATTTCCAGATGCTGAAGGAAGGGATCATTTCCAATGATTACTGGCAGGAGTTCGCGGAAAATCCTACCCCTGACTTTAAAATCAAGTTCTGGAACCGGCACTTCACCGAAGAGAGTCTCCGGGAAATTCAGGACCAATGTCATTCCCGGTTTTACCGCCAACCCACCTACATCATGAAACAAATCGCTAAAGTAAGATCCTGGGAAGACTTCTCGGCTAAAGTCCGCATGGGAACCAAGATCCTGACCAGCCGTCTCAGCTTCGGTTGA
- the mutY gene encoding A/G-specific adenine glycosylase, with the protein MPSPKIIQRIQQSLLEWYQREKRDLPWRNTDDPYHILVSEFMLQQTQVKTVIPYYQRWLKSFPTTETLAGAREPRVLKHWEGLGYYSRARNLHRSAKLMVNEFNGNVPDSWDEILKLPGVGRYTAGAVLSIAFNRNVPVLDGNVKRVLSRLFCLMENGSSSASENRLWQVAEKMVPSRLPGDFNQALMELGATVCLPQNPLCLLCPLSSACLAKKDNVQGNFPPAKVKAISKKIEVSAAVIHRNGKTYIQQRPQKGLMGGLWEFPGGKIEKGETPEECLSREIVEELGVQIKIKEKILTIKHSYTQFRVTLHVFTCTLLSGKIRATCCEQWKWVSPQNINKYPFPAANVKILDHLKTNGLNGHKLIPASRGRKKESRQT; encoded by the coding sequence ATGCCATCTCCAAAAATAATTCAACGCATTCAACAGTCGCTTTTGGAATGGTACCAAAGAGAAAAGCGTGATCTCCCCTGGCGCAACACGGACGACCCGTATCACATCCTGGTTTCGGAATTCATGCTCCAGCAAACCCAGGTCAAAACGGTGATTCCCTATTACCAGCGCTGGCTGAAATCTTTCCCCACCACCGAGACCCTTGCCGGAGCCCGTGAACCCAGAGTTTTGAAGCACTGGGAAGGCCTGGGTTACTACTCACGTGCACGAAACCTGCACAGGTCGGCAAAATTGATGGTGAATGAATTTAACGGCAACGTTCCCGACAGCTGGGATGAAATTTTAAAGCTTCCGGGAGTCGGGCGCTACACCGCCGGTGCGGTCCTCAGCATTGCATTCAACCGCAATGTTCCAGTTCTCGACGGCAATGTGAAGCGGGTGTTGTCCCGGTTGTTCTGCCTCATGGAAAACGGAAGTTCCTCCGCATCAGAGAATCGACTCTGGCAGGTTGCAGAGAAAATGGTTCCTTCTCGCCTGCCGGGGGATTTCAATCAGGCGCTCATGGAACTTGGGGCAACGGTCTGCCTGCCGCAAAATCCACTGTGTCTTCTGTGCCCGCTTAGTAGTGCTTGTCTTGCTAAAAAAGACAACGTTCAGGGAAATTTTCCACCTGCCAAAGTAAAAGCCATCTCTAAAAAAATTGAAGTCAGCGCGGCGGTGATTCACCGTAACGGGAAAACTTATATCCAGCAAAGGCCGCAGAAAGGGCTCATGGGAGGACTATGGGAATTTCCCGGCGGAAAAATTGAGAAAGGAGAAACTCCGGAAGAATGCCTGAGTCGGGAAATTGTTGAAGAGTTGGGAGTTCAAATTAAAATTAAGGAAAAGATCCTGACCATCAAGCACAGCTACACCCAGTTCAGGGTCACCCTGCATGTTTTCACCTGCACCCTCCTATCCGGGAAAATCCGCGCCACCTGTTGCGAGCAATGGAAATGGGTTTCTCCTCAAAACATTAATAAATATCCTTTTCCAGCGGCCAATGTAAAAATACTGGACCATTTAAAAACCAATGGCCTCAACGGTCATAAATTAATTCCTGCCAGCCGGGGAAGAAAAAAGGAATCCCGGCAAACCTGA
- a CDS encoding cupin domain-containing protein, with protein MDPKKQVVFLPPEEAPSFELKGICIDQLLPKKACCQFSAYRVKMRPGQIKKTSYHKAGEELYYVLEGSGVAVLDGTEYILKKGCFFRVPPSTLHQFITKDEGLDLLNFHSPPVFSDHDTYFKD; from the coding sequence ATGGACCCCAAAAAACAAGTGGTTTTTCTGCCGCCGGAAGAGGCGCCCTCTTTTGAACTCAAGGGCATTTGTATCGATCAACTATTGCCCAAAAAGGCGTGCTGTCAATTTTCCGCCTATCGGGTAAAAATGCGGCCCGGACAGATCAAGAAAACCAGTTATCATAAAGCAGGCGAAGAGCTTTATTATGTGCTGGAGGGGTCTGGTGTCGCGGTGTTAGACGGCACCGAGTATATTTTAAAGAAAGGCTGCTTTTTCCGCGTTCCTCCCAGCACCCTGCACCAGTTCATTACCAAAGATGAAGGTCTCGATCTTTTAAACTTCCACAGCCCGCCGGTTTTTTCCGACCACGATACGTATTTTAAAGATTGA
- a CDS encoding D-glycerate dehydrogenase: protein MKPIVTVTNSFPAIALEKLYPHCELRVNNTETPPTQEDLKRSFAESAALVTYLSDKIGPDIIDCGKNLKIIANYGAGFNNIDVAHARQKGIWVSNTPGVLHETTADLTWAMILGVARQIVPSDRYTREGKFKGWQAKLFLGGDVYGKTLGVIGCGEIGKAVARRALGFNMRVLYHQRNRLPENVEKELNAEFVSLDELLKQSDFVTLHVPLTDATKYMIGKAQLEMMKPSAYLIHTARGKVVDDRALVAVLREGKLAGAALDVYENEPELTEGMTELDNLMLLPHIGSASTDTRNCMALLVADNVLDALAGKQPRSLVPGW from the coding sequence TTGAAACCTATCGTCACCGTCACAAATAGTTTCCCGGCAATTGCCCTGGAAAAACTATATCCCCATTGCGAATTGAGAGTCAATAATACAGAGACTCCGCCCACCCAGGAGGATCTAAAACGGTCCTTCGCCGAAAGCGCGGCACTGGTCACTTACCTATCGGATAAAATCGGGCCGGACATAATCGATTGTGGAAAGAATCTGAAAATAATCGCCAATTACGGAGCGGGGTTCAACAATATCGATGTGGCTCACGCCCGTCAAAAGGGAATCTGGGTGAGCAACACGCCCGGCGTTCTGCATGAAACCACCGCTGACTTGACCTGGGCCATGATTCTTGGCGTGGCGCGGCAAATAGTTCCCTCCGACCGTTATACTCGTGAGGGAAAATTCAAAGGCTGGCAGGCCAAATTGTTTCTAGGGGGCGATGTGTACGGAAAAACCCTGGGCGTCATCGGCTGCGGGGAAATCGGCAAAGCAGTGGCCCGGCGTGCGCTCGGATTCAATATGCGGGTTTTGTACCATCAGAGAAATCGTTTGCCGGAAAATGTGGAGAAAGAGCTGAATGCGGAATTCGTTTCTCTCGATGAACTTTTAAAGCAGTCCGATTTCGTCACCTTGCACGTGCCGTTGACGGACGCAACCAAATACATGATCGGCAAAGCACAGTTGGAGATGATGAAACCATCTGCGTACCTGATCCACACCGCACGGGGAAAAGTGGTCGATGACCGGGCGCTGGTGGCGGTGCTCAGGGAAGGAAAATTGGCCGGGGCGGCGCTCGATGTTTACGAAAACGAACCGGAACTGACCGAAGGCATGACCGAACTCGACAACCTGATGCTTTTGCCGCATATTGGCAGCGCAAGCACCGATACCAGAAACTGCATGGCCCTGTTGGTTGCCGACAACGTTCTCGATGCCCTGGCGGGGAAACAACCGCGGTCGCTGGTCCCTGGGTGGTGA
- the recJ gene encoding single-stranded-DNA-specific exonuclease RecJ → MISLLQKKWQLQEPSTELVTELSQALSISPVLAGLLINRKITDADEARNFIAADLTQLHDPFLMKGMQKAVDRVVQAIEACEKITVFCDYDVDGVSSAAFLIHFFRDLGVAVDYYLPERMAEGYGLNADAVRKIRAGGSALMITADCGITGNLEVKIANELGLDVIVTDHHQVGADGLPDCVAVLNPHQPDCNYPFRFLSGVGIVFKLATAVRSALHHQAGWGKSRLPNLKRHLDLFTLGTIADVAPLTGENHILCSHGLKVMAQSAKPGMVALKAVAGVDGNVDARTVGFSLGPRLNAAGRLGRADAGLHLLTSTNLDEAMAMARGIEEINTERKEIQQWTLEEAEYLIDRQVDLENDRIIVMASENFHAGVIGIVASRIVEKYFRPTVLIALAGGTGKGSGRSIPKFNLFKAFSACTEHFIQFGGHAYAAGLHIEEKNVEPFRQSINAIGHRFLKEDDLIPDLRIDACLQLAEINRNFLKSIQRLEPFGAENPLPVFMALGVRIKNLRTMGKEATHVRFRATQGAGKIDAIGFGMAEALSSIDTVTELVDIAFEIHINTWNGQNKVELQLQDIRRTGNDE, encoded by the coding sequence ATGATTTCCCTCCTGCAAAAAAAATGGCAACTCCAAGAGCCATCCACGGAACTCGTCACCGAGCTTTCGCAAGCGCTCAGCATTTCTCCAGTCCTTGCCGGACTCCTCATCAATCGCAAGATAACCGATGCCGATGAAGCGCGAAATTTCATCGCTGCCGATCTGACCCAACTGCACGATCCTTTTCTAATGAAGGGAATGCAAAAAGCCGTGGACAGAGTCGTCCAGGCGATTGAAGCGTGCGAGAAAATCACCGTATTTTGCGATTACGATGTGGACGGCGTATCCTCCGCCGCTTTCTTGATTCACTTTTTCCGCGATCTCGGAGTCGCTGTCGACTATTACCTTCCCGAGCGCATGGCCGAGGGATATGGACTCAACGCCGATGCCGTCCGAAAAATTCGGGCCGGAGGCAGCGCCCTGATGATCACCGCCGATTGCGGCATCACCGGCAACCTTGAAGTTAAAATAGCCAACGAACTGGGACTGGATGTGATCGTGACGGACCATCACCAGGTCGGCGCCGACGGTCTGCCGGACTGCGTGGCCGTCCTGAACCCGCATCAGCCGGATTGCAACTATCCGTTTCGATTTTTGAGCGGCGTGGGCATCGTCTTCAAGCTGGCCACGGCGGTTCGCTCGGCCCTGCATCATCAGGCCGGATGGGGAAAAAGCCGCTTGCCTAATTTAAAACGGCATCTCGACCTGTTCACCCTTGGCACCATCGCAGATGTCGCACCGCTGACCGGGGAAAACCACATTCTCTGTTCGCATGGGTTGAAGGTCATGGCCCAATCCGCCAAGCCGGGAATGGTTGCGCTCAAAGCGGTTGCCGGAGTCGATGGGAATGTTGACGCCCGAACGGTCGGGTTTTCCCTCGGACCACGTCTAAACGCCGCTGGCAGGTTGGGCAGGGCCGACGCCGGTCTTCATCTATTGACCTCCACCAATCTGGATGAAGCTATGGCCATGGCCCGTGGCATTGAAGAAATCAATACCGAACGCAAGGAAATCCAACAGTGGACGCTGGAGGAAGCGGAGTACCTGATTGACCGGCAAGTAGATCTGGAAAATGACCGGATCATCGTCATGGCTTCGGAAAATTTTCATGCGGGAGTGATCGGCATCGTCGCCTCCCGCATAGTCGAAAAATATTTTCGTCCCACCGTTCTCATCGCTCTGGCGGGCGGCACGGGCAAAGGATCTGGAAGAAGCATCCCAAAATTTAATCTGTTCAAGGCATTCTCGGCATGTACGGAGCATTTTATCCAGTTCGGCGGCCACGCTTACGCCGCAGGCCTGCACATCGAAGAGAAAAATGTGGAACCTTTCCGGCAATCCATCAATGCCATTGGCCACCGCTTTCTTAAAGAGGACGATTTGATTCCCGATTTACGAATCGACGCGTGCCTGCAACTGGCGGAAATCAATCGCAATTTTCTCAAAAGCATTCAACGGCTGGAACCCTTTGGGGCGGAAAATCCCTTACCGGTATTCATGGCACTGGGAGTACGCATTAAAAACCTGCGCACCATGGGGAAGGAGGCAACCCATGTTCGCTTCCGGGCCACTCAGGGAGCGGGAAAAATTGATGCGATAGGGTTTGGCATGGCAGAGGCCCTTTCCTCGATAGACACGGTGACGGAGCTTGTGGACATCGCCTTTGAGATCCACATCAACACCTGGAACGGTCAGAACAAGGTAGAATTGCAATTGCAGGACATTCGCCGCACCGGGAACGACGAATAA
- a CDS encoding cation diffusion facilitator family transporter encodes MSNSIEISPGVKATLVGAFVNLVLVVVKFIGGILGHSTALVADAMHSLSDLLTDAIVLATHKIGQLPADSNHPYGHGRAETIGATIVGSVIILAGVWVGYDVWKVLTSDFQPIPAWLAAGAATLSIIANEGIFHYTRRIGEKINSPAVIANAWHHRSDAISSIAALIGILGAHYGYPLMDPLAGGVVALMILKVGYGILLEGLRDLMDTSLSADQTQEIQKIIDGIPEVIKFHDLRTRTLGGEIFMDVHILVDTDLTVTEGHAAAEKVRRKLVNVFDKVQDVLVHVDGEEDQKLLPLYTVTRKDLEKIVDPVIAASKVQLKRTRMRVHHLTGTNVIELFVQVDPQKTIAEIHALTDDLTHRLKSAPEIDDVRIFVDINAD; translated from the coding sequence ATGTCAAATTCCATTGAAATTTCACCAGGTGTCAAGGCGACGCTGGTCGGCGCTTTTGTCAACCTGGTCCTTGTGGTCGTCAAGTTCATAGGCGGAATCCTTGGTCACAGTACGGCGCTGGTAGCAGACGCCATGCATTCGTTATCCGATTTATTGACCGACGCCATTGTTCTCGCCACCCATAAAATCGGTCAGCTTCCAGCGGATTCCAACCATCCCTACGGCCACGGGCGGGCCGAAACCATTGGCGCCACGATCGTCGGTAGCGTTATCATTCTGGCGGGAGTCTGGGTGGGCTACGATGTCTGGAAAGTCCTGACGAGCGATTTCCAGCCCATTCCCGCCTGGCTGGCCGCCGGTGCAGCAACGCTTTCCATCATCGCCAATGAAGGCATTTTTCATTATACCCGCAGGATAGGAGAAAAGATCAATAGCCCGGCGGTGATCGCTAATGCCTGGCATCATCGATCCGACGCCATCTCTTCAATAGCGGCCTTGATCGGAATTCTCGGCGCGCATTACGGCTACCCTCTCATGGACCCTCTGGCTGGCGGGGTGGTTGCCCTCATGATCCTCAAAGTAGGCTATGGTATTCTCTTGGAAGGATTGCGGGATCTCATGGACACGAGCTTGAGCGCAGATCAAACCCAGGAGATTCAAAAGATCATTGACGGCATCCCCGAGGTCATTAAATTCCATGACTTGAGAACGCGTACCCTGGGCGGAGAAATCTTTATGGACGTCCACATATTGGTGGACACCGATTTAACGGTGACCGAGGGACACGCGGCGGCGGAAAAGGTGCGAAGAAAACTGGTCAACGTCTTTGACAAGGTGCAAGATGTTCTGGTTCACGTCGATGGCGAAGAAGACCAAAAACTCCTGCCCCTCTATACCGTCACCCGCAAGGACCTGGAAAAAATTGTGGACCCTGTAATTGCCGCATCGAAAGTGCAATTGAAAAGAACCCGAATGCGGGTTCATCATCTCACCGGAACCAACGTCATAGAATTATTCGTTCAGGTCGATCCCCAAAAAACCATCGCCGAAATTCATGCCCTCACGGATGACCTCACGCACCGTTTAAAGTCCGCGCCCGAAATAGACGATGTCCGGATTTTTGTAGATATCAATGCCGATTAA
- the ychF gene encoding redox-regulated ATPase YchF produces MGFTCGLVGLPNVGKSTIFNALTHAGAESANYAFTTIEPNNGMVAVPDPRLDVISQLVTAKVTVRTTLQFVDIAGLVKGASKGEGLGNKFLGHIREVDAIAHVVRCFEDENIPHVSNKVDPLSDIEVIQTELMISDMENLERRILKIAKLAKSGNKEASFELRMIEQLLKILGDGKPARTLETHSEDEARFVKSLNLITAKPVLYVCNIADPSESENAHVLAVRKHAAEEGAGVVSLVGKLEQEIMEMEDPEEQKMFLEELGFQETGLDRMIHAGYQLLDLVTYFTVGEKENRAWTLRKNSKAPQAAGVIHSDFEKGFIRAEVYNYDDLVKYKSEAAVKEAGKLRIEGKDYVFQDGDIAHFRFNV; encoded by the coding sequence ATGGGATTCACCTGTGGCCTGGTCGGCCTGCCCAATGTGGGTAAATCGACGATTTTCAACGCCCTCACGCACGCCGGTGCGGAATCGGCCAACTACGCTTTCACCACCATCGAGCCCAACAACGGCATGGTCGCCGTTCCCGATCCGAGGCTGGATGTGATCTCACAACTAGTCACCGCGAAAGTAACCGTCCGCACCACGTTGCAGTTCGTGGATATTGCCGGGCTCGTCAAAGGAGCCTCCAAGGGCGAAGGGCTTGGCAATAAATTTCTCGGGCACATCCGCGAAGTGGACGCCATTGCGCATGTGGTCCGTTGTTTTGAAGACGAAAATATTCCACACGTCAGCAACAAAGTGGACCCGCTTTCAGACATCGAAGTCATCCAGACGGAATTGATGATCTCCGACATGGAAAACCTGGAACGCAGAATTTTAAAGATCGCAAAACTCGCCAAAAGTGGCAACAAAGAAGCCAGTTTTGAATTGAGAATGATCGAACAACTTTTAAAAATTTTAGGCGACGGCAAACCGGCTCGCACCCTCGAAACCCACAGCGAGGACGAAGCCCGGTTCGTCAAATCCCTCAACCTGATCACGGCGAAACCCGTTCTTTATGTCTGCAATATCGCCGACCCTTCGGAGTCAGAAAACGCACATGTCTTAGCCGTCCGCAAACATGCGGCTGAGGAAGGAGCGGGAGTCGTGTCTCTGGTCGGTAAATTAGAACAGGAAATCATGGAAATGGAAGACCCTGAGGAACAGAAAATGTTCCTGGAAGAATTGGGCTTTCAGGAAACCGGCCTCGACCGGATGATCCATGCCGGATACCAGTTGCTGGATCTGGTCACCTATTTCACCGTTGGCGAAAAGGAAAACCGTGCCTGGACCCTGAGAAAAAATTCCAAAGCGCCGCAAGCGGCAGGCGTGATTCATTCGGATTTTGAAAAAGGATTCATCCGCGCGGAAGTCTACAATTATGACGACCTGGTCAAATACAAATCCGAAGCGGCGGTGAAAGAAGCCGGGAAACTGCGCATCGAAGGAAAAGACTACGTTTTCCAGGACGGCGACATCGCCCACTTTAGGTTCAATGTTTAA